acttaaaatgatgaaagaaaataacctacagcccagattattgtacccagcaaggatctcattcaagtatgaaggagaaatcaaaagcttttcagacaagcaaaagctgagacataattttatataatttcaaatatctGGAAAAATTAGGACATTCTTCTATATAACCacaatactattaatatttttgtatcCAGGGACCTTAACTATGGAAATGCAATTTAGAATGCTCCCTGCGATCCCAAAATTGCCTCTTTaaggtgttttttaaaagtaggatCCAGTCAAGTTATTGTATTACATTCAGTTGCTACAATTCTTTGAGTCTTTTATAACTTAGAAAATTTCTCCCCCTTAACATTAACTTTTTGAAGGATGTTGTGTTTTAATTAgggttttttagttttctttatcatATTAAAGAAGTCCTTGAGTGTTTTAAAATCTTTGGTGTACATTGTttacctaaatttttttttaagcatagtaACTTGTAAAATTCTCACATTTTAAGACTTTAATCTGCTCTTTTTATTGAACTAAATTGCTCCTAATTTTTATTCTAGGAGAAGGTATTTTACCATGTTTGGAGAAAATGACGGAACAGATTCAGGAAGGGAACGATacgaacttaaaaaaaattggtgaTTCCTCAGAAGTGGTTAATATTGAAGAAAGGTATCATTCGTGTTGAAAGGAATTTAATATGAGTCATTATTATTGGTATTTTGTTTGAAAGATCCatagttttcttgtttttgcttGGACGTGCTTTTAAGTATAGGATTGAAGATCCAGCTTATTCCATATTGTTAGCAACAGTAAGAGGTTGGGAAGATAATCAGTTAAAGTAGCCTTGACGTTGTATTGGGAGAATCTAGcatttttttccagagaaggcagtggcaccccactccagtattcttgcctggaaaatcccatggatggaggagcctggtgggctgcagtccatggggtcactaagagtcggacatgactgaagcgacttagcagtagcagcagcagcagcagttttttcATCTAAAAAACTAATATTCTCTCAAATAGGTAAATCCTGTTTTGGAGAAGAGAAGGATCATATATTGGAGTTTcacatatggtatcacttataaaTAATAATTGAGTGTGGTTAtagaatattaaatttatttttatatcaaagataaaattaatagtgaggttgtttattattttcttaaatagtttAGTATATGTTATGGGATGCTAAATGACTTGTTAATATTATTAAGGatcttaaagaatatttatttaatgaactaTTCTTGGAAACATATCTTAGTTATATAATGAATATGTTACTTTAAAAGTTAGTCTGAGGTCAGTAGGTGGACTTCAGAGGGGCTTTTTCAAATCACATATAGAGACATGTATTTCTGTATTTGGGAGATGGAGTGGAATTGTAGCTTTTAATAGATTCTCAAATGGAATTTGTGATGTTGGAAAAGGTTAGTTCTCAGAGGTGTCTATCAGCCACACTAAGTGTAAAGTATTCACCACATCATGGTTTTCATGTtacataactttatttttatgattaggCCTATTAAAGCTGCtattagagaaaggaaacaaacttTTGAAGATTACTTAGAGGAACAGATTCGGTTGGAAGAACTAGAACGGCAACAAAAACAGCTAAAGGTTAGCATTTCTACTATTTTGATCAAGTTATCTAAGGCTTTAGAGATTTGTTTataatttgcttaaaaaatagCTTTGAGATTACTTGGATATACCAGAATtaattcaaatattcttttattttaggaAGCAGAAGGATCTTTGCTTatcaaagcaaaaccaaaacaaccaTTCTTAAAACGAGGAGAAGGTTTAGCCAGATTTACTAATGCTAAATCTAAGTttcagaagggaagagaaagtaaCCTAGTCACCACTCAGAGCATTTCAGAGGACCAGCCTGTGTTTAAATCAGAGAAACAACAATTCCAGCGGAAAACTGCTcttataaataaagaaatctgTACAGAGAACCTTCCTGTTAAAAAGAACAGTAAAGTCAGAGCCAAGTGTCGTTCTCTCACACTCAGTCAGAAGCCAAAAGTGCTTAAGAGTAATAGTAGGAAAAGTCTCTCTCCATCAGGATTGAAAATGCCAGCAGGGAAGAAATGTGATGGGCAATTTAGAGAGCAGATCAGTTTAGGAAAAAAAGTGGAatctaataataaagaaaatgtaccTGAGTGTACAAAACCTTGTGATGTTGGTGGCACAATCTGGAATAAGGCACGCAGTAAAGACAGACTTCCCACTTCCACAGGACTCATCAGCTGTATGGCTTCTCAGAACCCAGCAAGTGGAAGTTTGAAAGGGTCAGAATCTTCTCTTGATGATTCTCTTCAGAAAAAGTTAGAGAATTGGGaacgagaaaaggaaaaggaaaatttggaattagatgaatttttgtttttagaacaAGCTGCTGATGAAATATCATTCTCCAGTAACTCCTCATTTGTACTGAAGATCTTAGAGAGGGACCAGCAGAACTGCAGAGGTCGCCGGCTGTCTTCTACCCCTGTCAAAAGTGTGCGGGAAGAGAAGACAGCAACACTGGGTTCTGTTAGTCAGCATAACCAAAACGAGGATCCGGGCCGTGCCCAGTGTGGAAGCAAGGCTGAGTGCGAGGTTGCTGCCAGACAACGTGATTCAATGTTCTCACCTGGAGCATTGTGGGCGCCGTCCtgtgaagtcaggaggagagTGTACCAAACGAACCCTCCTGAGAGGCAAGCCAGGTGGAGTGCAGGCGATGGTGAAGGTGTTACAGACAGTGATCACAGCACCGATTTGGAGGAACAGCTTGACGTCACTATAAAGCCATCATCTGCGGGTAAGGAAAGGAGTTCCAGCAGCAGAGAAGATAGTCCGCAAGTCTGTGATGATAAGGGACCTTTTCGGGACACCACGActcaagaggaagagaaaaggagagatgttGATTTAGATTTGTCTGATAAGGATTATAGCAGTGATGATTCTCTCATAATAGAAAGcttgaaaaataaactttctgaTTCCTCCAGAAGACACTCATCTGTAAGTGTGAATAAAATTGACTTTGATGATGAAAGAACTTGGACTGACCTTGAAGATAATTCATTTAAACATGATGGTGTTCTTGGGAATGAAGCCATTTATGGGACTCCCCAGACAACCTGCCCTAACAAGAGTGAAATGTGTGTACTGGACAAAACGATAAAAAGGAAGGTCGTGCCAGTCAAGAAGGGAGAAGACTTGGGCAAATCCAGTAGGGGCCCAAGCCCTCCTCCTACCTCAGGTCTGATGATGgaattctttccttctctgaaatcGAAGTCAAAGTCACACTCACGCTCGGGAAATGATCCCAAGTTAGACACAAGTCAAGACCACCCACCTGGTATGTTAGAGTATTGTAATGAAATGTTgttaagtttaaatttattttatcagtaTGTTGTCAGAATGTTTCTTAAAATCTTAATCTTTCTAGATGCTTAGTAGGTACCTAGTAGGTGTTTGTTAaggtttgatttcttttgtgagCTTAAATAATGTAatagtcacacacacacgtgcgcacgCACATACTAGTATAAGAGATTTGGAAGAATTGTGATTGcagattttttcaaattttaacctgtgtcttcttgccaAGGCTTTAAAATTAATTACTGTAAGGTGAGATAACGTTTAAGTTTCTTTAATAACCAAGggctattgggcttccctcatagctcagtcggtaaagaatctgcttgcaatgcaggagaccggggtttgattcctggatcaggaagatcccctggagaatgaagtggcaatccactccagtattcttacctggaaaatcccatggacagagaaacctggcaggctgcagtccatggggttgttaagagtcggacacgacttagcgactaaaccaccaccaacaaccaaGGAATACCCAACTTGTGGTTGGTGCTACTGTGTTACCTCCACTTGTGCACAccattttaaatccatttttttaaTGGTCTCATGCATTAATTTGCTAAATatgatgaagaagaaatagagtaaaatccGAGTTTCCTCTCTTCCCCAGCCCCAGACCTGGGCTCCGAGAGACACCAGCTTTCCCATTTCATTTGTGTATTCTACGAAGATTCCATGCATATGAAAGTGTATGTGTGAATGTTTATATAATTTGCCTTTCCACACAAATGTAAACACACTTTGTATATACTGCTCTGCTCCTTGCTTGTAATACATTTTGAAGCTTGTACTAATACACATCTGTCTCATTCCATTTCATGGCTGTAAAGTATTTAGTTGATGGGATAGACTTTCTAAACTTATATTGAAAAcagttttccattcttttatgtaaattataaacTCGAATGTCTAGCAAAGCATGGGTGCTTTAAAAtataagctattttttaaaaatagtattttttgcAGGAAGGTTGGAAGTTTAAAGTATAGAAGCAAAAGTGTTTAAACTATCCTAAGGTAACTGAtgtatttctttacatttgtttttcctatgtatttttaatatggtAGAGACATATAATTGGCTTATCCTTTTTGACCAGATGTATGCAGTGCTTTGGCCATATCATTAAAACTGTTTGTGTACTTTAAAAATGGTTGCAGAGATATTAATGTAGCATAATTTTATTTAGTAGTTTCACGTTGAacatttcagttgtttttcaCTATTAGAAATAACACTGCAATGCACATTTTTGTGTAGAATGACTTGTATGATTTTATAAGTTCATTCTTTAGATTTTTAGAAGTGGGTCAGAGGGGAGATACATATATTTTAGTCTTGTCATATAAATCAAGGTTATTTTCCAAATGGGTGGTTGAAGGACAAAAGTATAGGCTATTCTGTTAAGTAGCATGTTTGATGTGGAAAAGgtcttaatttgtatttcttttattggtGGGGGATAAactttgattttggtgttgattaGTGCTTTAGATCTCTTGTGAATGCTTATTCATGTTCTTAAGCTGTTATGTATATTTgttcaaaaatttatttgaatgacttttaaaatatgtaatgttAATTTGTCATCAGATTGTTTTTTGAGGTAGAATGATTTGATTCTTCAAGTTTAGATTGCCCCATCTGCAAAGTTAGGCCATTGtaaatttttctgtcttttagaaGTATTGTTCCTAATGCTTTTCAATAATACAGGTATTGAGAATATTTTTGGCTCTTAGTGTAATAGCTAGCTAGTGTTCTGCTGCTGAAAGCATTTTGTGAAGTTCAGTATTTGTGGCTTATCTTCTAGGTGGCAATGCTCGATCTCAAGTTTTGAGAGAGAAAATTATTGAAttggaaacagaaatagaaaaatttaaagctGAGAACGCATCTTTAGCTAAACTTCGCACTGAACGAGAAAGTGCCTTGGAAAAACTCAGGTAAGTGGGGGGAAATGTACAGTGATCCATTTATATCTTTAAGATTGTATCTCAACTATTTGAAACAATTCCTGTTAATCTAGCAAGAGAAGGAAGTGAAATACATACCacaaaagaatttaataaatttagATAAAATGACCTATTGTGGTCAAAGGTGTGTTAAAAGGGGAATTCTCTTAGTGATGAGGTCATAAACTGAAGTTTTGTCTGACAAGCAGTTTGGAGCTGTGAATTCAAGCACCACCTTGGCCAGTGTATTATGTTCTAGGGCTGCTGTGACATAATGcacacaaactgggtggcttaaaacaacacaattttattttctcacatttctggagactGAAAGCCTGAAGTCGGGCATCAGCAGAGTTGTGCTCTCTCGTCTCTTCTCTTGGTTTCTAGTGATCCTTGGCCTTCCTTGGGTTGCAGCTGAACATGGGGTTGTTTCTGCCTCTGGGTTATTGAGAATAGTGCTGAGGAGCCACCACGCTGTTCCACAGGGGCCGCGCCAGTCATGTCGTGTATATTTTACCAGTTTGTGTCATGTTCACCATGCTGGTCCACAGCGGCTGCGCCAGTTACGTCGTGTTCATCTGCACGAGCCAGCTCTGCATCCTGGGGATCAGTCATGGTGTGTTAATGCCTTTACTGtgctgttgaatttggtttgctagttttttttttttgaagagttttacaCCCTTATTCATCAGGGACATtagcctatagttttcttttcttgtgtttttgccTTTGGTATGAGAGTGAAAACTAgcttcacagaatgagtttggaagtgtcccttctttttaaagattggTATTAATCCTTCTTTGAGTGTTTGGTGGGActcacctgtgaagccacctgTCCTGGGCTTTCCTTTTGTGGGAAGTTTTTGATGACTGATTCAGTCCTCTTATTTGTTATTGGTCTGTTCaggctttctctttcttctgggtCCAGTTttggtaggttgtatgtttctaggaatttgtcaatttcttctgAGTTATCCAGTGTTTTGGAATATAATTGTTCATGTGTggtcctttttatttctgaggtATCTGTTAAGgcctgtatttctctttttttcttagtctgACTAGGGGTTTGTCTCCCCTAATGCGTGTGTCATTCTTTTAGTCACATCACATAAGTCCTGTAGGCTTTCTTcactccttttcattcttttcccttttttcccctctgactgGGTATCTTCAAGTCACCAGCCTGTG
This genomic window from Bos indicus x Bos taurus breed Angus x Brahman F1 hybrid chromosome 12, Bos_hybrid_MaternalHap_v2.0, whole genome shotgun sequence contains:
- the CENPJ gene encoding centromere protein J isoform X3, translated to MFLMPTSSELNSGQDFLTQWMANPSRAGVILNREFPILEAEEDKPANVNFSTNFPIKATKFSNSFSFIREEDSLHEEQKLEPNSPYKLQSDKPEPQRVFPLTKEGPQLVARQDAPGQWEDSKNEFIADLLSELKEVPYKDPLVKKLEQLKEEQQKKQEQLKRRQLEQLQRLMGEQEELLALVSGQQTLPGLTPLPDDQSQKKYRPPGNSTTVEKTTPFLPSYIYQNQSQEKKHPSNILSSEQNDFCRTTHQDFVLTSRSSASPSVFYEAQCQEALVKKNDLKEENDNYSKGEGILPCLEKMTEQIQEGNDTNLKKIGDSSEVVNIEERPIKAAIRERKQTFEDYLEEQIRLEELERQQKQLKEAEGSLLIKAKPKQPFLKRGEGLARFTNAKSKFQKGRESNLVTTQSISEDQPVFKSEKQQFQRKTALINKEICTENLPVKKNSKVRAKCRSLTLSQKPKVLKSNSRKSLSPSGLKMPAGKKCDGQFREQISLGKKVESNNKENVPECTKPCDVGGTIWNKARSKDRLPTSTGLISCMASQNPASGSLKGSESSLDDSLQKKLENWEREKEKENLELDEFLFLEQAADEISFSSNSSFVLKILERDQQNCRGRRLSSTPVKSVREEKTATLGSVSQHNQNEDPGRAQCGSKAECEVAARQRDSMFSPGALWAPSCEVRRRVYQTNPPERQARWSAGDGEGVTDSDHSTDLEEQLDVTIKPSSAGKERSSSSREDSPQVCDDKGPFRDTTTQEEEKRRDVDLDLSDKDYSSDDSLIIESLKNKLSDSSRRHSSVSVNKIDFDDERTWTDLEDNSFKHDGVLGNEAIYGTPQTTCPNKSEMCVLDKTIKRKVVPVKKGEDLGKSSRGPSPPPTSGLMMEFFPSLKSKSKSHSRSGNDPKLDTSQDHPPGGNARSQVLREKIIELETEIEKFKAENASLAKLRTERESALEKLRKEIADFEQQKAKELARIEEFKKEEMRKLQKERKVFEKYSTVARTFPDKKEREEIQVLKRQVSDLQEDLKRKEAKWSSTHGRLRSQIEMLVRENTDLREEIKVMERFRLDAWKKAEATESSARMGQCVTASKKDGFLVIHLKDPSLSLVI
- the CENPJ gene encoding centromere protein J isoform X2; amino-acid sequence: MFLMPTSSELNSGQDFLTQWMANPSRAGVILNREFPILEAEEDKPANVNFSTNFPIKATKFSNSFSFIREEDSLHEEQKLEPNSPYKLQSDKPEPQRVFPLTKEGPQLVARQDAPGQWEDSKNEFIADLLSELKEVPYKDPLVKKLEQLKEEQQKKQEQLKRRQLEQLQRLMGEQEELLALVSGQQTLPGLTPLPDDQSQKKYRPPGNSTTVEKTTPFLPSYIYQNQSQEKKHPSNILSSEQNDFCRTTHQDFVLTSRSSASPSVFYEAQCQEALVKKNDLKEENDNYSKGEGILPCLEKMTEQIQEGNDTNLKKIGDSSEVVNIEERPIKAAIRERKQTFEDYLEEQIRLEELERQQKQLKEAEGSLLIKAKPKQPFLKRGEGLARFTNAKSKFQKGRESNLVTTQSISEDQPVFKSEKQQFQRKTALINKEICTENLPVKKNSKVRAKCRSLTLSQKPKVLKSNSRKSLSPSGLKMPAGKKCDGQFREQISLGKKVESNNKENVPECTKPCDVGGTIWNKARSKDRLPTSTGLISCMASQNPASGSLKGSESSLDDSLQKKLENWEREKEKENLELDEFLFLEQAADEISFSSNSSFVLKILERDQQNCRGRRLSSTPVKSVREEKTATLGSVSQHNQNEDPGRAQCGSKAECEVAARQRDSMFSPGALWAPSCEVRRRVYQTNPPERQARWSAGDGEGVTDSDHSTDLEEQLDVTIKPSSAGKERSSSSREDSPQVCDDKGPFRDTTTQEEEKRRDVDLDLSDKDYSSDDSLIIESLKNKLSDSSRRHSSVSVNKIDFDDERTWTDLEDNSFKHDGVLGNEAIYGTPQTTCPNKSEMCVLDKTIKRKVVPVKKGEDLGKSSRGPSPPPTSGLMMEFFPSLKSKSKSHSRSGNDPKLDTSQDHPPGGNARSQVLREKIIELETEIEKFKAENASLAKLRTERESALEKLRKEIADFEQQKAKELARIEEFKKEEMRKLQKERKVFEKYSTVARTFPDKKEREEIQVLKRQVSDLQEDLKRKEAKWSSTHGRLRSQIEMLVRENTDLREEIKVMERFRLDAWKKAEATESSARMGQCVTASKKDGFLIEKVYKNGCHVVLFPNGTRKEVSADGETVTVTFFNGDIKQVMPDGRVVYYYAATQTAHTTFPEGLEVLHFSNGQIEKHFPDGRKEITFPDRTIKNLFADGQEESIFPDGTVVRVQRDGNKIIEFNNGQRELHTAQFKRREYPDGTVKTVYTNGHQETKYTSGRVRMKDKDGNVLMDTKLS